GGAGATCAAATCATCTTGAGGTAACAGGTTATTCTGATTCTGATTATGGAGGTTGCCCAGATGATCATAAGTCCACATCAGGATATATATTCATGTTAGCTGGAGGAGCTATCTCTTGGAAAAGTGTCAAACAAACTCTTACAGCTAcatcaaccatggaagcagagtacaTAGCTTGTTATAAGGCCACATGTCAAGCGATATGGTTGAAAAACTTTATTGCTGAATTTGATTTTGTGGAGAGTATCTCTAGGCCTCTCACTATATATTGTGATAACTCTGCCGTGGTGAGTTTTTCTCTCAAAAATAAGAGCTCAAAGCGGACCAAACACTTTGACACAAAATTCATGTTTGTGAGAGAGAAGGTTCAAGAGTTTAAAACTCGTGTCGAGCATATCCCTACAGAGCTTAATATTGCTGATCCTCTAACCAAAGGCATAACTGTTAAAGCTTTTGTTGACCATGTAACCCGTATGGGTGTAGTAAGGCCTTTTGATATTTTGGGTTAGTGGGAGTTTATGCTTATGTTTTCTTATGACCTCATATTTATAATATTTGAGACATTGAACAATATTGAGATATTGCTCAAATAATAACTACTGTTGTATATATATTGTGATGGCATATTGTGTATTGTGGAGACATTTCGGACCCAGTCTCAATTTTGTTATTATATGACATCTTGGGCATATGTTTGGGTCATTTTACTGGGAAATAGCATTTTATTCAAATTTTGGCATGTCATTTTGTTGGGCTTTCCCATTTATCCATATTCTATTTTGTTGTTGGGTCACAGGATATAAGTATCTTACAATGCATGATATCATTATTCCTTCAAATGTGATTTTCTGTATTATTAAGATGCTTATAGTTCCATTTTGGACCTTTTCGTGTTATGTGTTGACTTATTTTGGCATCTTATTATGGTCACATATTGTTGATTAATCTGAATGTATTATGTTGTCCAAGTGGGAGAATGTTAGATAATTTATGTGGACTAGCATAATTAATAGGATGCTATTGGGCTTAGCTATAATGGGTAGGCTTGGCCCATTATTTCCTAATTTCTGCAGAGACCCCTACTCCTAACCCTTATTTTAAATGTGGATTGTCGCCCTATTGAGATGAACACGTACTTTTGTCGACTCGGGTGATAGGAGCAGTTCctctctatttttcctctctattGTTTAGGTTTCTCTCATAGAAACAAAGATGAACTCATCGACATCTTCTGCTCCAGGTATTTTTAACATCTAATTATATCTATCGTGTTTTTCCTCATTTGTCATATCTTGAATTAGATTTTGTAGATTATCATCTTGAACTAAAAACCTCAAACCTCATGCTCACAATGGTTTGAGCTTTTTTGTTCAGCTTTTTGGTTTGACAAACCTCTCCAAAAACCTTGCATTAGAAATGctttaattcaaaaaattatttgaaagtaAGCAAAATCGTATAGGTATAGGTTAACAATCTAGCTGCATTTCATAGTCCAAAAGAATTTTATTCTTAACATATAATCATTTTAGGATCACAAGCATTAACCATCACAAAAGTTTGGACATCTAGGAAGCAAACAACAAAGGTAGGAACCCACCCCACATCTATATTGAGCAATAAGCAAAGGTGTCTTTCTTGTGAATACAAGGCACTCTTGTGagaattgagtttttagtggccTACAATCCCTTGCTGAACAGGATCTATAGCcgaaaagttttaattagtagaGAGAAAAGATTGTCGCATTAGGAGGCAATACAAAGCCCCTCTCTATGATTGGACCTAAGTGGCTTCATGATGTACATGACACCAGAAAATTAGGCTGACAATGAAATCACCACAATGTACACTACCTTTGGCTACAGAGACAAAGGTAGCGTTGCTGCATCAACTCCTTTGAAGTAGCACTTTGGTTCTTGACAAATACACTTAGAATAAATATTAGCAGTCTAGTGCAAAGTAGCTATTTCTTCCTAAGGAAATAATAAACAGATTGGTTAATAGCTGATGTACATGGGAATAGACTAATATCGGCCCTTGCAGAGCTGATGGAAAACACTGAGTTAAGAGAAATCAAGCATCAATCAGGAGTGCACATTTTATCACTAATGGAAGCTAAGAAATAGAACTCTGAAGCACTCATTCCAAAATAAGCCATCTTCTGGTAATCAATAAAACAGTAGAAACAAGTATGACCACAAACATCATATAAGTCGGATTTAACATAATATAAGTCAATTACCTTTGTACAAGATATTCTGTCTCTTCTTCCTCCAAATGCCGAGAGTAAACAGAACTATTAGAAACACCAGAGCGATAACCACAGCAATGATAATACTATGGAGCTTTTTCTTAATGGAAGATTTAATAGCTGGTGGTGGCTGAAAATCTGAAGATGAATTAAATGCAGGTGAAGTTATTTAACAATCTCACATGTATGATtatagagagaaagaaaactattTAATTGCgtataaaataaagaaaatgccATTGAAAGAAGTAAAATTTCAGTAGCTATGTTTAAGTCTATGCATTGATCTCTGGAGTAGCAAATATCATATGGAAGCACttaaataacaacaacaacaacaatcaagctcTATTCCACTAAGTGGAGTcggttatatggatccttttacaccactgagctctatctcctactatatcatcatctatacttaaataaattttatcttgttttattgttactaCCCAAATCTTTTTTGGTGtgcctcttcctcatttgatatgtatgtttgtcatagtttcacattgcctaactggAATATTTATTGGTCGTAAGTATATGTCCGTACCATTTTAAACGTGTCACTCGAAGTTTTTTCTCAATAGCTACAACTCcgattttctctctaatgctctcatttcttattttgtctattCTCGTAGGTCCACACATCCACCCTAACATCCTCATctatgcaactctcatcttctgctcatgtgctcaagtcatagcctaacatttagctccatataacatagcagccTAATTAcgattttgtaaaaattttctttaagttttagagatactttacggtcacataaaacacccaatGCTCTTCTCCATTTCAACTATCCTATTTGTATTCTATAAGACatttctctcaatccctccatcattttacaaaaataatcctaaatatttaaagctctggACTTTGAGCAACTTttcatctcttatcttaacaattgtttcattacgtctaatattgctaaacttaaatttcatatattttgtctttattctactaaacctaaaacattttccttctagtatttcccaccaagattctaatttagcatttactccttcatgtgtttcatctaccaaaataatatcatttgcaaacaacatgcatcaCGATACTATAtcttgaatgtgtgtagtgagttcgtccataattagtgtaaaaagatagagatttagaattgatccttgatgtaatcctatgtttattggaaatgcttcagttactctgccTGAAGTATTCGTTatatcctcgtacatatccttaattagttcaatatatgttatactaacacctctcttttatagaattctccatataatttttcttgggtcaatgaataccatgtatagatcttgtttttgctcccgatatttttcatttagttgtctaagaagatgtacaGCTTCTATTATCGACCTTCCCGGCattaacccaaattaattttcgattaccgtggtctccttccttaatcttttttctattacttttttccaaaaGTTCATGgaatgactcattagtttaatacccctatagtttgtaaaattttgtggacctcccttattcttatataaggaaactagaatacttaccctccattgatcaagcatttttttttcgttatcaatatcatattaaataattttgtaagtcattcgaTACCTTATTTTCCTAGGCactcatacctctatcggaatataatatgatccaacggcttttccattgtgcatctcatttaaaacttgttctacttctaaagtttgaattttatgataaaatttaaatttttatactcatttgacctacttaaattatctaagttaagttgatcacctaaaccttcatcaaaaagttgatgaaaatatctcttccaccgcctttttatttctccatcattcccTAATAccatattacattcatctttaatacatgttatttgaataagatctcttgtcttcctttctctcactttagctattctataaatatctctttccccttcttttgtatttaatttttgatataatcgttcaaaagtttcattctttatttcaatcactactttcttagcctctttcttagctattgtatatttttttaagttttcctcattcttacaaataaataattctttataagctacttgtttttccttcactttctcttatactttctcgttccaccaccaagattctttaatgatgcatgtccctttgactcaccgagtacacttttagctactattttcaactttgatatcatcttatcctatgtcgtattagagtcaccatatatttcacctaatacttgtactcttaccttctctttaaatatattttgttttccatcctttaacttccaccacttaattctaagagtcatatatattttctttctattcatACTATGCTTGAGATGTATATCCAACAATACCAACCTATGTTGGATAGTTAAGCTTTAGATGAccttacaatctttacaaatctttctatcctttttcctaaccataagaaagtcaatttgcgatttattatttccacttttgaacgtgactaaatgttcttctcttttcttaaaaaatatattagctaatataaggtcatatgctatcgcaaaatctaatatagttttcccttcttcatttctcgttccaaaccacCCCTATGTACCcactcatattcctcattttttactccgacatgtccatttaaatcacctcctattaaaatcatttcatttgacgaaatgaaatttttgtaattcttcatctaagtcgtcccaaaactttaatttggtagcttcaccTAATCCTACTTACTGTGCATATatactaattatgttcatagtttctgtcgtcactattatcttaaggactataattctatccccttttctaactactacaacttcatcctttaacgaactatctacaacaatacccacttcatttcttgctttactctttcctgtaccataacttaaaattcgagttctctatcatttttGCCTTCTTGCCTACCCATTTTGTCTTTTATATACATAAAATACTAATTATTCTCCTAATCAttgtatctactacctccattgactTACCAGTAAGAGTTTCTATATTTCATGTTTCAAATATTAGACTATTAGtgttcctatcatatttgttcttatccaacttatGGTGTGAAGACTCTTACCTATTTAACACTAAACCCAAGTTCTCATAGAGATATAGCGGTCCTTGTCGATACGTTACAGTTCGACCCtgcaacgcgaactcttgcatatttcgcactacacccgagttccgGAGATGTAGCGATCTTTGCCGAGACATTACAGTCAAatcctgcaacgcgttccttccaaggaacaacctagcattagtataatagtttaatggatccattcattgaacatttgtcaTAATTTTAACGTTggttggcaacctaacgcaacgctcctcctttatccggggcTTGGGACCGACTATAACTGGTTCGTTATGGACGGAGTTGGAAGCACTTAAAGAAAAGTAGAATTTACAGCAAATGGTTATCTACAAAGCTCTTGAGTAAGGAATCCTGAATTCTATTTTTCCATCTTATAGTCCAATTAGATGATTGTGCACCTATGAATAACTTTCACATACTAAACAAGAATATACAAAAAGATCATAGAATGTCAATTCAAGACATTTGAATCCAAATTCACATATGTAAATATATCCAATTAAAAGAAATCTGTAAATGATTGACATAGTGGAAGTAGATAGGTGGGTTTTTCTATGAGGCAATTTTGTGTTTGAGTGTAGATGTAGATATTTTTCCTAATTCAATATATGTTCCCTAGCTttgtgccaaaaaaaaaaaaaaaaaagattcacATACTAGGTGTCACAGAGATGGCTGATATCAGAGGACCGTAGATTCCTCTACTTGGGATGCCTGTTGTCCCTTTCCCAGACCAATAAAATTTGATCTTCAAGGTATTATCAGAGACAGAAGCATTGAAACTCTTAATAATAGGTTTTCCAGATCCTCTGGCAGCATCTTCAATGTTGAAATCCTCCAACACCAAATTATCCTGTATTCATTAAATAGACAAGAATTTGCTGCGTAGGATCTACAAGAACTTTAGATGAATGCAATTAGTTATAGCTATTGACCTGAATAAAGACATTGAATACACGCTTTCCAAGGCTTTGAAATGTATTGTCATCAGTGAAAACTATTTCCGCAAAATGAAGTTTTACTGTATAACACCCTTTCATTAAACAAAGACCATAGTAAGTGAGTGAAAGAGGAGAAAGACGCGCTCTAGTGTACAGCTGTGAATTGGGCATGGAAAGTTCAGACAAATTTTTAGCAATATAATTGTCAGCATCAATATCATTGTCCATGAAGTTCCCAGTACTACTGAATGCCCAGTTTGTACTTAGATACAATTCTGAGGCACCTCTTTCCTCTGTATCAGCTTCATATTTGATTCCATTGACAGTAACTTCTTTTCCTccacaattgatatgcaaagaaTATTGATCTGTCAAAAAGATCATTAGTAATTGAAAGTGATGAAAAtccaacaaaaacaacaaaaatatgATCCTACTATTGCAACCTGATAAATTATAAAACAAACTTGATATGTTATGGATCGTTAATGTAAGTTTCACATTCCACTTCCTTTAAACTCAACACTTGGTACATTGTGAATTTTATAAAGGATTGTTCTTGAATATGAGCAGAGTCATGGTTGGAAATGTTGTTGAATTGTATTGGGTGGCATGGTTAAAGCACACATCATAAATTACTAAAATCCAATACCAATCAGCACAGGTAACCACTCTTGTGTCATTTGTGAGGGTGTTGgttcaaataaatatataaattattcacTTTCCTAACATCTTTCCTGACTTGAACTTTTAACAAGATTAACTCGAGCAGATACAATGTTAAGTAATCCCTATATTGATATCATGTAGAAAGTTGTGTGAAATATTTATTCAACCAAGATTATAGTTGGTGAGCAGGGAGCTAATATAATTATGAAGTCAAGTAGAATCCAAGTTGAATGCACATGTCTTACTGGAGGATGAACTGCAGGGAAAATTCTTTTTCAAGCATGGCTGGACTGTATTCCTGCACTAAACGATAGATATTTAAGCTGACTACCATGGATAAAACAAAGAATAACCTTCCAAATTGATCTATCGAGCAGAAGTTGACTAAGTATTCAAAATCCTACACGTTGTCAGCAGCATGTGAGTAGCTCTCTGCCAGGTTACTGAAAAGAATAAAACAACAAACTTGTTATAGGTGATCATTAAAAAAAATGGTTGAAGCAATACGCAAGCCAAAATCAGACTCACACACTCCCTTGAGGACATTGCATAGGACCTGAGCCTCCAAAAGTGAAGTTATTGAATGAGACATCCCTTCAATTTGCAAGTATATAAATCAGTGCATAGAAACCCATAAATGGttgatcaaattcaaataaattttctaatcatCCTCAACACAGAATGGTAAATGACAACTTAATTTCTCGATTATATACTCCATATACTTTGTAGCATTTTGAAATCTAGTATGTGCTAGGTGGCATGGCCAAAATATATTGTTTCGATAAATTAtcaaaagttaattaattttttagtaCCAATCATGCCAATGAGTATTGTGTTGTGCCGACACTTATCTCATTCTCACCTTGCAATATGACACAAGTCAAGATGAATTTAactaatattttttcttttaactttttttttaattctaatttaattgATTATGCAATTATTATAAGTACAAATAGTATTGAATTCATGTTGACATGTattgaagtaaaaaaatatataaaaatatttttaatctaaTTACCAATTGGCATATTcttattaaaaatagaaaatctaGGTGAAGAACaattaaccaagtaaaactcatcTAAATTCATCCTAGTGTACTTAACACTTTTTAAAATATAGATTATTTGTCTGGTATCATAtgataaaatttaattcaatcaaaaaTCTAATTATTATAGTCTTATTTCAAatgtaaataaactaagtaaatgAGTATTAGATGAATAAAGCCCGTCTTAATTAATCTTAACATGATTCAATATATGTCAAAATGTTTCAAATGTCAGCACAAGATAATGCCAAAACTATAACTTGGCATGGAATGATACTTCATTTACCATCCACACCATGCATTGGCACTCTGGTAAGATACTAAAAACATATCATTCTAATCAAAAgacaaaaatcaaaattcaagCATGACTTTCAAACCTTACTTTATAGGAAACAAAAACTGACTGTTCACTAAACACTTTAGATGCCTCAAATAGCTTATGACTACTCTCCTATGACAAATGTGCACATTAATCAAAGAAAATGAAGACCAAAGAAGACCTAGTTAGCAACGGTAATACAGaatagaattaatttaattataaaatagaCTGTACTTCAAATATAGATGAGGATAGAGCCTAATAGGGTAAAAGTATTATAGCCGACCCCACTTACTTGGATAAAAACTTGAttattgttgtattttttttcttagattACATCATCAGGTCTTGCATGTCTAATAGTGGGTTTTGTTTCTCTTCAATATGTTAGACATTTAAGGTAAAAATGATTCTTCCACTCTATCGATAAGGGTTCACCATTTGCAAAGCATATGTCATTCTATGTAACCTTCAGTTTTTATACATTAGTAAAAATTTCCTTTCACACTGCAATTGTTCTTTCTCCTCTCTACAAATTTTGTCTCCTTCTCATTTTCCAAGAATATCATAGAGGAAAAGTTTAGTAATATCTATACATCAAGCATAAACAAAGCCCTGTATTAGCCACTATGCTAAAAGCAAACACACTTTAATGTAAGTGAAGTATATTCAGATCTTTAATGATGAATATTTCTGCTGCTAATGGAAAGAACATATACTTACGCATTCTTGTTTCTGCTCAGGATCCAACTGGGGATATTACCAGTAAGCAAATTACCAGTCAAATAACTGCAATACAAAAATAAGGAATTGTCAGTCAGGGACTAAATATAGATACATAAAAAGGTGGTTTATAACCAATAACTACAAACGATTTTATTAAAATAGCTTTCAAGAACAATTGCAGCATACATGAAATCCACTTTTTGCAACTTCGAAAAGGAGCTTGGGATCTCTCCAGATAATTGGTTAAAGCTTAAATCTCTGAATCAAGAAAGCACAATCAGTGGGAACAAACCATGATGAAAAGATAATCATTCTCAGAAATCAAGGATATAAGAACAGAAAACAATTCAAAAATGTACAAAATTCATGTTTGGAGTTATAAGGAAATGAAGACTATAGCTGCAGGACAGTGATTAGTAGTTCaaggattttaaataattaaatcaaatcaacatATCTCTTGATAACAAAGAtgacagatatttgaccaatcaGGATTGGTTATATAGTATTCAAATTCAACACTAATAATTATAGAATCTATCACTCatctttataaaaattaataccaTCTTAACAAATTCTCTTTCATTTCTTCAACTAAATGAGCTACACCTAATTACTTTCAAACACTAGTATTTTTTTTATCCTTTCTAGTAATTTCACACATTTATCTTAGCATTCTCATCTCAATAATTCAAGCTTTACTTCCTAAACTACACAACATTGCAATTCATAAAATATAGCAAGTTGTACCATAGTGTATAAGCTTTTCATTAAGCTTTAAGCGGTAAGTCAATCACACAACTTTATAAGCTCCTCTCCATCTTGAGTAATCATTGTTTATCCTATTAATAATATCTTCATAAATATCCTCTTCTTGTTAACTAATAAATCCAAGATATCTGAAAAATAGGATTAAGATTCATGTTCATAGGATTGGATAAAGTTTGATGTTGGGTTTCTAGGCCTAACTAAACCTTCAACATTTTTAGCCATTATTATGTCAACAAATAACCAAAACAATAACTGATCACCaaaaaaaaaggtaaattttaaaaagaaaaaagtaAAGAAGATAGAAGAACTCATTTTCTTTGGCAATCAAAACTACTCAATGTCCATAACTTTTCTAATAGTCCAAACTTGAAAAACTGTAACTATCTTTTAGTCCTCCATTTTTTTATGCATATAATTAGAAACCTgatgaagcaaaaaaaaaaacttacaagtTTTTAAGCTTCTCCATATCCCCAATGTAAGGCGGTATATTTCCACGAATAGAACAATTCCTTAGTATCCTGTACATACAAAGCGCCATTACTCAAATTTAATAATCCACTAACAGAGAGCAAATTAAGATTCTTTCAAGTGAATTTCTCACAAAGTTTTCAATGTCTCCATGTCTCCCAAATCTGGGAATGCAGATGAAATATTTCCTCTTAAGTCACTAATCCTCCTAATTATCAACAAAGAAGAGTTACGTGGCAACATAGAAAAAAACAACACAAAAGAAGAAAACCAGATGAATGTATTCAAATTCGTACAGATCATTGAGGCTTGTTAAATATGAAATTCCAGAGGGTATGGGTCCTTCCAAACGGCATCCTTGAATGTGCCTAAAGAACAACTCAGTTAGGGATCATGCACAGATAATATCCCGAATTCAAAACAAATATAACCAAAAAATGTCTTACAACTTTTCAAGCTTCTTCAAGAGCTTTACAAAATCAGGTAGTCTGCCGGTTAAATTGGTATTGGAGATCCTCCTAATTTTATGATGCCCATGTTAAAACCATCAAATATAATTACATGAAACATGATCCAAGCTTCACTCTAACATGAAATCAGAGGGAAACTTTAACTCACAGATCAGTTAAGTTTGTCATCTCAGCAAGTTCTCTGGGAATTTCTCCAGTGAAGTTATTGGAGGATATAACACTGAGTCCATATTTACAGAGGAAAACAATAAACTAGTTGCCATTAACTGTGTTTTCCTACTGGATAAAGTAAATAACAACGAAATCTGAGAAATCTCACAATTTCTCCATGTGAACAAGGTTTCCGAGGTCCGGTGGCAGTGGCCCATGAAAGAGACCCTCTCAATGCTTCTGCATAAAGCAATTATCAGCCATTCTCCTCGCCAAACTAAATGAACCAGCAAAGCAAGAGGCATATGTTCTTGAATCAAGAAAACATACACATTAGTTAAACTGGTAATCTTTGTGAGGACAAGCGGAAATGGCCCAGAGAGGCGGTTCCCCATTAAGGACCTGCAAATTTTCAGCTAATTATTACACAATAAATGGTCATATTTTTTCAAGAATCAACATAAGAAGAAGAGACGCATttcaggatttttttttttaaatgatgatgatgataataaataataataataataataataataataataataataataagtagaCATACAAGCCTTGCAGCCGCATATTCTTCCATTCATCAGGAACGGTGCCATTGAGGACATTGCGACTCAAATCCCTGAGACCAAATTAATCATCAGAAAAGCATACAATCTAACATCTATCCATTTAtcccctccttttttttctttggaCAG
This region of Zingiber officinale cultivar Zhangliang chromosome 9A, Zo_v1.1, whole genome shotgun sequence genomic DNA includes:
- the LOC122018784 gene encoding probable LRR receptor-like serine/threonine-protein kinase At1g07650, producing MEKFVISSNNFTGEIPRELAEMTNLTDLRISNTNLTGRLPDFVKLLKKLEKLHIQGCRLEGPIPSGISYLTSLNDLRISDLRGNISSAFPDLGDMETLKTLILRNCSIRGNIPPYIGDMEKLKNLDLSFNQLSGEIPSSFSKLQKVDFIYLTGNLLTGNIPSWILSRNKNADVSFNNFTFGGSGPMQCPQGSVNLAESYSHAADNVNTVQPCLKKNFPCSSSSNQYSLHINCGGKEVTVNGIKYEADTEERGASELYLSTNWAFSSTGNFMDNDIDADNYIAKNLSELSMPNSQLYTRARLSPLSLTYYGLCLMKGCYTVKLHFAEIVFTDDNTFQSLGKRVFNVFIQDNLVLEDFNIEDAARGSGKPIIKSFNASVSDNTLKIKFYWSGKGTTGIPSRGIYGPLISAISVTPNFQPPPAIKSSIKKKLHSIIIAVVIALVFLIVLFTLGIWRKKRQNILYKELGALDLQTGCFTLRQIKAATKNFDSANKIGEGGFGSVYKGLLSDGTIIAVKQLSSRSKQGNREFINEIGMVSALQHPNLVKLYGCCMEGNQLLLIYEYMENNCLSRALFGKGVKHKIKLDWSTRCKICIGIARGLVYLHEESRIRIVHRDIKASNVLLDGDLNAKISDFGLAKLYEEDHTHISTRIAGTIGYMAPEYAMRGYLTDKADVYSFGIVALELVSGKSNTSYRPKDEFVNLLDWACVLHDRGNLMELVDPDLGSAYPKDEVILMLNVALLCTNSSPTLRPTMSKVVSLLEGQTPIQPFLLKVSASANSLRSGGFTRTFRQNSGESQSLMVHASSMDAASNHFDPEDDVSFQLLAGSIHNTERDLLQF